The genomic stretch aaatattaaatgttattaATGCTTGTGTAAAACAAGAAATGTGGAGAGGGGGGAGTGTTTTCGGAGCATAGAATATATGTAAACATAAGTAGTTCAAAAGAAAGACATGAAATTCATGTAGAATAAAACATGTGAATCCACcaagaaagaaaataagaaaacaattattatttctttttatgtagAAATGTTTAAACTCTATTTTTGTCTTCAATGTTGACTATTCTATTTTTTGCACCCTAAAAAATCTTGAGTAGCTATAGCCCTATCCACACAATGATATGGATGCAACATAGAGATAGAtgactttttactttttttttcctatttctacTGATgagttttaaattgtttattagacttattataattgttattcaattaaaataaaattccatCAATATTGTTTTCCAATTCTGCAATGAATTCCAGAATAATTTTCCTTGACTTTgacaaaaaatgtgtaaacaaaaatttatatttatagaaatcAACAAATTGACTATTGTAGATAATCTTCAAGAGGTTTTTTAACTCTGGAATCTTCAAAAAATGTCAACCATATGAATAAAAATTTCAAGTGGGATCTTAAGGCAGCAAATGCTATCACAGTATGAATGATTGTGAAATAAactgaaacaaacaacaaccatctTTCTTAATTAAGATACACACCAATATCCTTTGTTtagaatatttataagtataacTTTACAAACATCACAGGTTATCACAAAATTCTGACAATTATTTATCAACAATCATAACTTATCAACACTGATTGAATTGTCAAAataattcaattatttttatttacatgctACATAAGTGAAAAATGAGATGCATTATCTCTATTGCTCTGTAAAATGCAATACCATGGAATAGTCTgtagtggggtttttttttcattataataataatgcagGAAAAAACACTTTGTAATAATGCTAGActtcaaatttctttttaaagaaaaaaaaacattatcttatcttatgatcacattataaatatttgagcatttatttaaagatccaaaattgaaaacatttttttaaagtcattaacaatatttttattctttaaagtaagtttggaaagagttaaaataatgTGCTAATAGAAGTTGACTTTGACAGTTATATGTAGAGTTATCTCCTTCATATTTACACccacatttgtaaaaaatacaaaatacagaAATACCCAGAAAAATCTCTAATATAcaagtaataaaatataaaaataataataaaaaacaaaacgaagGAAGAATTGAAAGGggctacaaaataaaaaaaaaaaaaaacttttttaattaCACCACTAAAATAGAATGTAGGTTACAATTACATTTGAGGCACTTAGTGTGGTATTGTTGTTCTAAAGATATACATTATTTTTGGTCTTTATTATTTTggacaaaaaataaagttcactttgtgtgtttttattattattcagcATACAATAAAGAATGGAATTGTGCACAAAAATGCAAGTTCATTTGAGAATTTATAAAAACTGGATCTAgtgatatttaatttcaaaatctCCATTATGTAATTGCAGGAACatttttatgatttaaaaacaaGTAAACATAAATATCATTTATAAAGTAACACTTCATATTTAAGCTATACAtgtcattgttatatatacaaataaatattttacaatttatatttaaaacacaaTTGACTTTCCAGacacttttatttcaaaaaaaagaatacacttCATGTCACTTAAAGCCTAATAAATATGGCCATCATACGCTTTCATGTAAATATAAAAGGTTGACAAGGTTCAGTATTCGCCAGTATATGGCATGtatgtaacatataaaacaGCATTACTTGTGACTGTCAGGTAATATGTTCTTAAAATAAGTTTCCTACATATCAGTAGTTTACAAACAAATGATGTCTTTTTACTTAGTTAAGTACTAATGTAGAAATTCATTCAATGCTAACCCTTGAACagacagagtttaagtcatttaaACACCCACCATTGTGTTCCAGGTGAAAAGCAAATGCCTTGTCTGCTACATGTTGTCTGCCTCAAGTTCCAGAGTGGCTTGTTATTTTGATGCGTGGACTTGTTCGGGCTGAGCTGGCCAACTGCGGCCTCATGTAGCTGGGCAGAGTGGCCCTTTTGGTGGTTGGATTATATTCCAGTATTGGAGCATTAGTCCAAAGTGTCTGtcaaatatgtaaatattttgctttagtGGGGTTTCTTATATCACAGATTTATTTGAATGAGCTACAATCATAGTTATGAATAATATTTCAAACTCAAATCAGTAAATCTAACCAGTTCTTGAACTCTATTTAGTATGCTACATTCATAGACATTTGGCTTCAGTCATATAAAGTCACATGACTTCAGTCTACATCATCATCAAacccatttgagtgagggctttagaggttcaaatcctctcttgcaaaagccgtGGACAGAAACCTTGCTCTTTTGCGTAGTGCAATTATGTCACCATTATTGTGTGATAATTCAAACATAAATCATTAAATCTAACAAGTTCTTAAACTCTATTTAGTATGCTACATTCATATATGTTTGGCTCTTATGACTTCAGTCTATATAAACTCtttgacattttgtttaattttcttttccaaGTATTAGAACTCAAGTATATCGTAACATATGGAAACATCCTGTTGTagatttcctttaaaaaaaaataatctataaataattgtttctcAATATTAGACCTTATTGTACTTTGCTCAAAGCAAATGTTTACCTCTTTGGCTTCCCTTGACCAAAGTAGAGCAGCCTCGTCATCAGAATGTGATCCAGAGAAACTAAGTATTACAGGTCTCCCTTCACTTCTTTAATAAAGAAATCCACATTTGTACAGATGCATTCAATTTATACAAAGcaaatacttataaaatattagtgaaatataataattgtaaaaaaataaatatatattgaatttattattttatattgaaacaaacaaacaaacaaacaaacaaaaaaaaataacttttatacTCACTGAGTGGAAAGCAGCCATTTTACAGGTTTatctgatattttgtttttactcatTAGTGCCAGGTCTGTGCCACCAGCATACAGGTCTAGCGTACTGGCGATACTGGTGGCTCTACTTTCCATGCTGACagatatagaaaaataaaactattaacaTAAATAGATTATAAAcacagacaaaataaaatattgagacatttaatatatttttgattattttataatgttatAAATGTATGACATTCATTACACCACACAACTATTTGGCTTAAGTAGATAATTGAATGTAACTGACAAAAATGATCAGAGTATTATTACTTCTTATAAATAGTGTTTCTTCCATGCTCCTATAAAACACTCAGTGCACTCTTTACTGGGCATGTAGGAGGGAAAGAGTAATTGAGAGTaaggttttctttctttcattaggTGCTCAGCCAAAACAACTCAGCTTGAGTCCTATTTCAACTAAATATTCCTTGTCTACACTGGGATTTGAGCTCAAGTCTTCTCAGTTCATGGGTAGGGAATCCAAATGGTTTGGTATCTATCAGACATACATTATTAGTTTTCACCTACTTGTAGGCACTGGGTCTAGGCATTCTGTATCTGACACTGTCATTGTCCTGTGATGGTGTAGAGATGTCATCATAAGAAGACCAGCCAGCAGAGTTGCAGTCACTCATATTTGGAGTGGACAGAAATGCCATCATctgagagaagaaaagaaacttataaACAGTTTAGTTCTCATTAAGTTAAAGTTATTTCAAGAAAATTTAGCCTACtgaataaaaaattgaaatgttttggaacaaaacattcaaatctctttcaatctgcccatgtggaatgtcaccagagaatgctgaccatgcccttcaaaactgtattctttaccaagaggcagGAACTAGaaactggccccaaaacacccctacagaaagaaaactatatggaaagctccctgatttggaaaccactgagcAGTTCATCTGATATATTGGTCTAGCCatcaaaaaaaattcttgcTCCAAGAAACTAAATAATCAGTCTTACACTAATAGCCCAAGATCCAGTTTGATACACCTTACCTAAAATGGTCAGTCTTACAAGCTTACAATAAGTAACATAcaacttattttattattatcatacaGCAATAACAAAACCAAGACCTCccctacaaaataaaaaaaaaaaaaaaggttaaggtAGTGGGTCACATTACTGATTAAAAAGTGCATctactttcatttattatagtaaatatattggatggctgcctgtttGTGCTGTATGCACTCTGAACTGCCATTCAGTTGCCTCAAAAGTcctaggttcaaaccctgtccacTGCCTTCCCCCATCATCTTgtaggaggtttggacttggaTGTAATTATGTTCagattctgaaggaacatgtcaaacattgcaGTAACTATAGCTTTATGTTCAAATTTAACTTAATGCAACTATTGTCATAAGTCTAACTTAAGGCAACTGAGCACTATGTTGATCATAATGATTAATTTCTTGGTTTCATACATAaacagataataataatttagccCTGTTGTAATAAAAATATCTCTATTTATAGAAACTAGAAATTTATGAGAAGCTACCATCTCCACTAGATTAAAATGATTTGGTACGAAGTAGATACCTTATCATCTTCAGAAGACAGACACAAATGAGAACTGTAAGAGCTAGCAGTGTCTCTCAGAAACTGATTCATTCTTTGATCTTTCAAATCAGAGTTGGTACTGATACAACTGAGGCGTCTGCTTGAAGGTAAGGAAGAGTCAACATCACCGCCCAGCCCATCATGCATTCCTATTGACATGACAGAGCCCTCAAGGTCAGTGTCAACATGAATATTGGTGTAGTCCAGCCGCCACTGAGCATCAGGGTCTTTGGGTTGAATATTTCCTAATATTATACTTGCATCAGAGCTCTGTCTCCCAATCACAGATAATGGCTTCTTAGGTGATCCAGTTGAATGATATAAGGATCCAAAATCTGAAGACTTAGAATGTGTTTCTGAGGAAGTGTAACTATCTTTATTTCCAGACAATTTGGGGGCTCTCTGAACTTTCTGAACTTGTACATTTGCATTCTCAGGAATAATGTCATTTAAcaacttaaattttaaatttgcgTTGGACATTTTCTTGTAGCTGTCTTTGAATGACTGAACACGCGCTTCATGGACAACACTGTCCTCATCAGAGTccccataaaactttgtatcaATGCTTAGCTGCTCTGTTTCTTCTTGCTGGCTACTTATTGGATGTTTCATGGCACTGTTTTCACTGGGTGTGAAGTTGGGGGTGTTTGTGTTCTGAGGACGAACATTGCTTTGAAGATATGTAGGCTCACCATTTAAAGGTCTAGACACATTTTCTTCTTGGggaaatgttttgttatcaGGAATGTTTTTGTCAGCATCTACCAGCATTTCAAGAGGTGTGGTAGATGAATTCGACAATTTATGCACAGCGTCTTGTTGAGAATCTGATATATCAAAAGTAACAAGTTCCTTTGAAACAGAGGATGGTGAAGTTAGGTTGTGATTAATGTCTTGAGTTTCAAGAGTTTCTGTGACCACAACAGATTCTCCCACTGAACTTGAGATGTGTTGACTGAGATTGGGATTAGTTTGGTCTGTAAATTTGTCTTTAAGTTTAGATGACTTTTTATTAGAGCTGAGATTCAAGTCAACTTTGAAGTTTTTCTTAAGGCTTTGCACTCTTCTAAGAATAGTGTTGGATTTAGTCTTCTCGATGTGCTCCTCAACAAAGTGACCATTCAAGGCGTCTCTGTTTGTTTCACTCAAGATGTCTCCATTAAACTTGTTGGCCAAATTGTTTTCATAAGTTAAGTTCAGATGAATGTCATTCTGTAAAGTATTGTCTGTTAAAATGTTGTCTTTTAAATCTATCTCTTCTTGGCTATTAGTAGTTGTGTCTTTATTAGTTGTATCACCTCCATCCCTAATAGAGTTCTCTTGAAACACATCATCTGACTCAGCTGTTTTATTAGACTCTAAAGAAACACTTCTTTCATTAGATAGAATGAATACTTTAGTTTTTGATACTTCATCATTTTCTTCACTTTGAAAGTGTATTGAGTCAGGTGAGTCAGGCACTTCGTTATTTAGGTCTGTAACAAGCTCTGCTGAACACTCAGTACTTTCCTGTGGTGTACATGATAGACCATTGACAGAGCTCTCAAATCTTTGCTCTGTTTCTTTTGTAATTTTCTCATGAATTGAAGAGATTCCACTGTCTGCTGACTTTCTTGATGCTCTTTTCTCATAGCAAACAACAATATCCTTATTTACATTGGAAATATCTTGGGGatagtttttacatgttttatcTTCATTACTGCTAGGTCTTGTAGTCACCTCATCATGTTTATGTATGGGTAAGTTTAAATGAATGACATCTGCAATGTGTTTCTCAGCCACAGGAATTACAGTCACCTGCTGGATGTTTTTGAATGGTTCTTTTGGCTGGGCATAGCCTGAGTCGTACATTGAAACAACATCTGGTGCTATGGTATCACTGATATCAGAGTGATGGCTATAATTGGAGCTGACCCCTGATGTGTTGGTCTTAATAGAAAACTCGGTGTGGGCAGAATCAGCTGACCATGTCTTAGTGAGATCCATTTTGTTCTCAAAATTCACATCGTGAGAGAAGATATTTCTTTGATCAAAATGATCTTTTACGTTAGGCATAGAATTTTCTCTAGAATTTATTCCTATGTTTTTAAGGTCTGAATCCATTCCAGGGAGCTCTATTTCTAAATATGAACTATTGCTATCATCCATATTGCTCTGGTCAATGGAATCATCCCCATCTGTGCCTTGCCTATGTATAAGCTCTTTCACACGTTTTTCCACTTCCACAAGCCGTGCAAGACTCTCAACATCACTCTTTTGTGAGGAAGACTGCCATGACTGAAGTTCCAAGTCACCCGATAAAAATGCTTCCGCCATGAAAGATGATGCTTCTGATGGAGTTTTCTGCCCTTGAGAGAAAACATCAAAGGTGATGAGAATGCCCTCCCCAGTTCCTACCCAAACATTGTAGTCTAGGGAGAGAATGGATGTGATTCTAGCAGCATTAAAATAAGTTTCATCttcctgcaaaaaaaaataaataaataaaaaaaaataagtttttgtttttttcaaataaacagTTAGTCAATATTAAGAACATTTCTAAAGAACAGGAGTTTAATATATACCATTGTACTAAAGAGCAGAAGTTTAATATAGACCATAGTACTAAAGAACAGGAGTTTAATATAGACTATTGTACTAAAGAACAGGAGTTTAATATAGACCATTGTACTAAAGAACAGGAGTTTAATATAGACCATTGAACTAAAGAATCctgactgtaaaaaaaaatatgcatctagataaattattttcattatgtTCAATTtcagtatttaaaacaaaaaaatcgtaCTTTTCTCAGATTTGGAAACTTTCCTGTACGGGTATCGTACAGCATTTTACAAGTGATGTTCTCAGGATCCCACAATTCCAGAACAGAAGATCCTCTGACAGAGATCCAGACACCTGGAAGACCAGGGACAAGGGACAGTATGGTGTCATAGGGATTAGTGGATACTGTGAATCTGTCTTTGGGATCGAGAGTACTGACAAAgatgaagaaataaataaaagattatattaatcaacattttaaagacgttgttgcaaaaaaaaaaaaaaaaattgtgttgagAATGACAAAGAGACATTATTATCAAGCCAAATTTCACATTCTTTTAATTGCATTGTTTGGTCTAAATTGATAGTGCCACCATATGACCATATGCTAAGTATTTGTTCAATAAAGGTATGCAACTAGTAAGTAATTTTTACAATAGCCaaataatttcaatttaaattaaTCATCAAAGGCATTAACAAAAGTGTTGTCTATTTTTTAAGCTGTTCTTATACAGGAGGTCCTGATGATTACAACTCTTCTCCTAAATAGTGTTATACTAGATTGTTTTGACTTGACTAGTTTCAGGTCATTAATGCCATAAACACAAACTCTTTCCAGACTAACCTGCAGCAGTAGGCCTATTTCGTTAAGATAAAGTTGCCTCAACAGACTTACCTGCCTCAGTATTTCCAGCACCTTCTACAACTTGCTCCTCATAATAAGCAtgttctctcttttctttaatTACTGTTTTAATGACTGTTCCATTTCATTACTAAACATATTATATATTCCTTAAAGTGATTTTTTATAATTCTTCAAGATACTGTGTTTGGAAAGgtgttaatataaaataagtgcTTACTGTATTTAGAGCAGTATGTACGTGTGTTCCAACTTACACAGAAAATCAGTTTACAATGTTACATAGGAACCAATCAATGTTGTAACCTGAGAACCCCCTGTATACAATAAACACAGAAATAGAAATGCTAGCATGTTTACCTGGCATTGATAATTGAGACATTGTTTCCACATGCACACCAAAGTTTATTGCCTAGGACCTGCAAGCAGGTGACTGGAGACTGACCAACAGGTAGATAGAATAGGTCATAATTGGTACACTGAGAGCTCACAGCCTAaacacagaaaataaaaaattagcatATGGTATAAAAAACCATCTTGCTAATCTGACTTgctaattaaatatatatatatagatatatatataaaaccaaATCTTGCTTCTGGAAAAGGATGGGCTTTAAGGACAAAAAAGTGAAGTCAATATGTTGCaaatcctcctcactttaatcaAAATTTTTTGCACAAGTCGCTTTGTCATTCCCCttagaatatatataaaacattgttGGCAATGCTGGTTCTTTGGGTCAGAAAAATGCTGTTTAGAAACAGACACAGCTCCGTAAACCTATATATTGTTAATTTCTGACTTAGTTACCTTTCCAAGATGCCCCCACTATAAAGAAACAGCttcacatttttatattaaGTGCTTAGGGGAGATGCATCTAAAACATCATTAGACCAGCATGAGTGTTatgagacacaaagatagaggcacttTTCTCATTCCATACACTAGAAcaattttgtacaaatgctccttcttccctggtgccatgagagaatggaatgggttgcctgaatcacccaggaaaaccaacgatttaGCAGATTAACAAGCAagacttttttgaagtaacacctgtaatatataagataagattagactATGGTGACAGAAACAATTTCTAGCCAttgccatcccccgtcatcctgcgggaagttaggactaggaagtaaattatcttcaactccgaagaaacatccgaaaaatgttacaaacattGCACTATGGTGGGAGCAGTTCCTCATAATCATTCATCTTAGGTATACATGTTAACTATAAAACATGCCTTTCTGAACAGTTTTGATCTATAAGCTTCCAATCAACAAAGAATGCTATTGgtatacaaaacaaaagacatacattttataaatgttttcatgGGTTTAGAAGACAAGATTTTACATATAATTATCTAAACCATAATTTGTTCTATTTTTGGGCTATTTACCTCGAAAACAGCAATAGTTCCATCAGCTAAACCAGCAAATAGTCTGTACATTTTGTCACCATCTTCATCTTGATACACTTGCATTGACAATACTGCATCATGTAGTCTCTGCTGCCATAGTAGCTCCCTAGAATATAATATTGTGAACTATTATCATCTTGTTGTTTTGATAAtttcaaaaaacatttttcagaaAGTTGAGCAGTAGAAGAGCAtgtgaattttattttcaatattttttcacctcttaatcaagcaaaataaaacaaaaatactatttgaaaaaaaagcctatctaaggggaagatctatatatttatagccatttctatcaatactgtaagatttatttcgcTTAATCATAatcaaagtaaaataattaattaccattaccTTATTTACCTTAATtaaatggttactttttttaaatgatttttgttAGCAATGatggataattgtgcaaagtttcaactttatctaAGAATGGGAGGAAGGAGAGATAATATGTACAAATGTTGTACcaaatagacagagtgagttgatataagctttgttaaaacagGTTAACAAAAGTTTAAGGGGAAAacccaagaaaataaaaaaaaaacatatattttttttagtgtatcacatttaaaaattaaaaaaatagaaattcttagagaaactaaaaactaagcAAAAGTTGCTTGGATCATATTGACAATCTACATGCAAatcaattttataaaaatgtcaAATAGTATAAAATTAGGACTTTTaaattcatatctct from Biomphalaria glabrata chromosome 9, xgBioGlab47.1, whole genome shotgun sequence encodes the following:
- the LOC106079591 gene encoding uncharacterized protein LOC106079591 isoform X7; protein product: MSGWASLSGYLSIKPGGGGLSLLKTRKRLWCVLEESQGRLLYFKNEDDARSKVPIGYIEIRGAAITLDMDSHNQFIIIVDGKEIQLTAENHESMMIWLMALQARRDQFALAEKSRTSSTSTENDFDLDLNFLEVVESRERSASDLSIVRTTTELKPTPMHQPRAHKPLEATQSLQGQSLVATVGFLGLSPDWRRNQLKKMGDTIDNSHPSAKTVFEKDRSLSLPPLLEEISIIQKVAESALSHLHSGSRQLSMSMRAQRMTQNDVIWSTQSSSSSTDNSDDLYMGSGHQSVSRSASDKDSETIASTAPQEETSQAEVPDDEGRVSDLEKELIATKCELAKVLNKQSCFQEILKQKDEIIEDLDEKLGNRSFNSEGYDSKKRGTAVNKEHQERVRVLQNQNRFLNEEVRRLAKLRSQEHDKIKIQESKVRKLEADIEVWKLEYISLIQSSIRFTGTDTMDDAELSLYGGDRHKNRIISLLEEARKINPSLPTFELLSRGEVHVDTYGFKHHFSDEGLLLHYLCQELSQHFLCQASSYEKHQRNWLQYLKNNTKQLMANKKTLKALVRNGIPDVHRKTMWKAFVMAQVEDIIIEKGAHYFRSLCNSVPDSPLAARYRKQISLDLMRTMPTNVKFSTQGCKGIMDLQDVLLAFCIHNPHVGYCQGMNFLVAMALLFMDAQDAFWTLVAVTERYHSPSYFDHNLLGAQADQAVLHDLMSEKLSELAKHLDAIDIEISTVTLNWFLALFFDAVPFPTLLRIWDCFLLEGPKVLFRFSLAILHIHSKEIIMKCDTISVMRHLKACAKITYDVDGLVMAAFKTLKPFPRRQDIVSKQTCYLNALKEKYKWRDMQRVTYAERENVYLSMECDADKYTGFECCTVTKPGEAWVAYSDPPFVKICIVDCKEQTMTDTNIIFETRVLSMVYANDDMVLIGTLSWFVFSYSQSTKELLWQQRLHDAVLSMQVYQDEDGDKMYRLFAGLADGTIAVFEAVSSQCTNYDLFYLPVGQSPVTCLQVLGNKLWCACGNNVSIINASTLDPKDRFTVSTNPYDTILSLVPGLPGVWISVRGSSVLELWDPENITCKMLYDTRTGKFPNLRKEDETYFNAARITSILSLDYNVWVGTGEGILITFDVFSQGQKTPSEASSFMAEAFLSGDLELQSWQSSSQKSDVESLARLVEVEKRVKELIHRQGTDGDDSIDQSNMDDSNSSYLEIELPGMDSDLKNIGINSRENSMPNVKDHFDQRNIFSHDVNFENKMDLTKTWSADSAHTEFSIKTNTSGVSSNYSHHSDISDTIAPDVVSMYDSGYAQPKEPFKNIQQVTVIPVAEKHIADVIHLNLPIHKHDEVTTRPSSNEDKTCKNYPQDISNVNKDIVVCYEKRASRKSADSGISSIHEKITKETEQRFESSVNGLSCTPQESTECSAELVTDLNNEVPDSPDSIHFQSEENDEVSKTKVFILSNERSVSLESNKTAESDDVFQENSIRDGGDTTNKDTTTNSQEEIDLKDNILTDNTLQNDIHLNLTYENNLANKFNGDILSETNRDALNGHFVEEHIEKTKSNTILRRVQSLKKNFKVDLNLSSNKKSSKLKDKFTDQTNPNLSQHISSSVGESVVVTETLETQDINHNLTSPSSVSKELVTFDISDSQQDAVHKLSNSSTTPLEMLVDADKNIPDNKTFPQEENVSRPLNGEPTYLQSNVRPQNTNTPNFTPSENSAMKHPISSQQEETEQLSIDTKFYGDSDEDSVVHEARVQSFKDSYKKMSNANLKFKLLNDIIPENANVQVQKVQRAPKLSGNKDSYTSSETHSKSSDFGSLYHSTGSPKKPLSVIGRQSSDASIILGNIQPKDPDAQWRLDYTNIHVDTDLEGSVMSIGMHDGLGGDVDSSLPSSRRLSCISTNSDLKDQRMNQFLRDTASSYSSHLCLSSEDDKMMAFLSTPNMSDCNSAGWSSYDDISTPSQDNDSVRYRMPRPSAYNMESRATSIASTLDLYAGGTDLALMSKNKISDKPVKWLLSTQSEGRPVILSFSGSHSDDEAALLWSREAKETLWTNAPILEYNPTTKRATLPSYMRPQLASSARTSPRIKITSHSGT
- the LOC106079591 gene encoding uncharacterized protein LOC106079591 isoform X10; translated protein: MSGWASLSGYLSIKPGGGGLSLLKTRKRLWCVLEESQGRLLYFKNEDDARSKVPIGYIEIRGAAITLDMDSHNQFIIIVDGKEIQLTAENHESMMIWLMALQARRDQFALAEKSRTSSTSTENDFDLDLNFLEVVESRERVGFDLNLSDRSERSSAAMDDILAKKRLNYIRSASDLSIVRTTTELKPTPMHQPRAHKPLEATQSLQAVFEKDRSLSLPPLLEESALSHLHSGSRQLSMSMRAQRMTQNDVIWSTQSSSSSTDNSDDLYMGSGHQSVSRSASDKDSETIASTAPQEETSQAEVPDDEGRVSDLEKELIATKCELAKVLNKQSCFQEILKQKDEIIEDLDEKLGNRSFNSEGYDSKKRGTAVNKEHQERVRVLQNQNRFLNEEVRRLAKLRSQEHDKIKIQESKVRKLEADIEVWKLEYISLIQSSIRFTGTDTMDDAELSLYGGDRHKNRIISLLEEARKINPSLPTFELLSRGEVHVDTYGFKHHFSDEGLLLHYLCQELSQHFLCQASSYEKHQRNWLQYLKNNTKQLMANKKTLKALVRNGIPDVHRKTMWKAFVMAQVEDIIIEKGAHYFRSLCNSVPDSPLAARYRKQISLDLMRTMPTNVKFSTQGCKGIMDLQDVLLAFCIHNPHVGYCQGMNFLVAMALLFMDAQDAFWTLVAVTERYHSPSYFDHNLLGAQADQAVLHDLMSEKLSELAKHLDAIDIEISTVTLNWFLALFFDAVPFPTLLRIWDCFLLEGPKVLFRFSLAILHIHSKEIIMKCDTISVMRHLKACAKITYDVDGLVMAAFKTLKPFPRRQDIVSKQTCYLNALKEKYKWRDMQRVTYAERENVYLSMECDADKYTGFECCTVTKPGEAWVAYSDPPFVKICIVDCKEQTMTDTNIIFETRVLSMVYANDDMVLIGTLSWFVFSYSQSTKELLWQQRLHDAVLSMQVYQDEDGDKMYRLFAGLADGTIAVFEAVSSQCTNYDLFYLPVGQSPVTCLQVLGNKLWCACGNNVSIINASTLDPKDRFTVSTNPYDTILSLVPGLPGVWISVRGSSVLELWDPENITCKMLYDTRTGKFPNLRKEDETYFNAARITSILSLDYNVWVGTGEGILITFDVFSQGQKTPSEASSFMAEAFLSGDLELQSWQSSSQKSDVESLARLVEVEKRVKELIHRQGTDGDDSIDQSNMDDSNSSYLEIELPGMDSDLKNIGINSRENSMPNVKDHFDQRNIFSHDVNFENKMDLTKTWSADSAHTEFSIKTNTSGVSSNYSHHSDISDTIAPDVVSMYDSGYAQPKEPFKNIQQVTVIPVAEKHIADVIHLNLPIHKHDEVTTRPSSNEDKTCKNYPQDISNVNKDIVVCYEKRASRKSADSGISSIHEKITKETEQRFESSVNGLSCTPQESTECSAELVTDLNNEVPDSPDSIHFQSEENDEVSKTKVFILSNERSVSLESNKTAESDDVFQENSIRDGGDTTNKDTTTNSQEEIDLKDNILTDNTLQNDIHLNLTYENNLANKFNGDILSETNRDALNGHFVEEHIEKTKSNTILRRVQSLKKNFKVDLNLSSNKKSSKLKDKFTDQTNPNLSQHISSSVGESVVVTETLETQDINHNLTSPSSVSKELVTFDISDSQQDAVHKLSNSSTTPLEMLVDADKNIPDNKTFPQEENVSRPLNGEPTYLQSNVRPQNTNTPNFTPSENSAMKHPISSQQEETEQLSIDTKFYGDSDEDSVVHEARVQSFKDSYKKMSNANLKFKLLNDIIPENANVQVQKVQRAPKLSGNKDSYTSSETHSKSSDFGSLYHSTGSPKKPLSVIGRQSSDASIILGNIQPKDPDAQWRLDYTNIHVDTDLEGSVMSIGMHDGLGGDVDSSLPSSRRLSCISTNSDLKDQRMNQFLRDTASSYSSHLCLSSEDDKMMAFLSTPNMSDCNSAGWSSYDDISTPSQDNDSVRYRMPRPSAYNMESRATSIASTLDLYAGGTDLALMSKNKISDKPVKWLLSTQSEGRPVILSFSGSHSDDEAALLWSREAKETLWTNAPILEYNPTTKRATLPSYMRPQLASSARTSPRIKITSHSGT